The following proteins come from a genomic window of Crassostrea angulata isolate pt1a10 chromosome 1, ASM2561291v2, whole genome shotgun sequence:
- the LOC128186246 gene encoding uncharacterized protein LOC128186246 isoform X1, with protein sequence MESPTLQELTEHGRKMELKGTDLQKFIIDQQTHYRELRAAERSKEKEEREYQLKREELDLERMKLAEAKGIAEAESKYKETLLKLEQQLQETKADISSNASAKVPKMPFFEETKDDIDSYLRRFERYATAQKWSGETWAVNLSALLRGRALDVYSLLPQERALDYATLKAALLKRFEKTEDGFRQHFRRCRPERGETFTQFSVRLASYLDRWIEIGKVNKTFQGLYDLVLRDQFLSVCNKDLILFLKERIPNNIQDMCALADQYKEARCANIQTLVNSSRKDTSVDSQNSSQSRPQVQRDQKETAGNPKDQPPKARMDITCYKCKKPGHFSYQCSKGRNSVGMAVDGKGSSDYSNPGKCAAFTTVTTTSSVSAANNFSILNTSCNASASVGSLPTSDGILNEHFVKVLRDTGCNGVVVRQALVPEEQLTGNKRLCILADGSQIEAPIARVSIDTPYFVGEVDAWCLKNPLFELIIGNIPKARDPSDPDRNWKPIQVNAVMTRQQAKREGKKDKPLHVPDIIGPELAFSPDDVIRDQGEDESLHKIRQLAEQPADESSKVRFFRKNGILYRSFQSPTVENNKKISQLIVPKPLRNKVMSLAHDSLMTGHLGSSRTAYKVMSEFYWPGVQADVRRYCRSCDICQRTTPKGRTTKVPLGEMPIIDVPFQRVAVDLIGPIQPATDRGNRYILTLVDFATRYPEAVALKGIETEKVAEALIDIFCRIGVPKEMLTDQGTQFTSELMAETSRLLSFRQLTTTPYHPMCNGLVERFNGTLKQILRRLCAERPKDWDKYLSAALFAYRDATQESLGFSPFELVYGRTVRGPMRILRELWTKEVNDPEVRTTYQYIVDLKERLESTCTMAKENLEKATQRYRVNYNKRAKKRDMKVGEKELQS encoded by the exons ATGGAGTCGCCAACACTACAGGAGCTAACAGAACACGGGAGAAAGATGGAGTTGAAGGGGACAGACCTTCAGAAATTCATCATAGATCAGCAGACTCATTATCGGGAGTTGAGAGCAGCAGAGAGATCTAAGGAGAAAGAGGAGAGAGAGTATCAGCTGAAGAGAGAAGAACTGGATTTGGAGAGGATGAAGTTAGCGGAAGCTAAAGGTATTGCTGAAGCTGAAAGTAAGTACAAAGAGACGTTACTTAAGCTTGAACAACAGTTACAAGAAACTAAAGCTGATATTTCTAGTAATGCTTCTGCTAAAGTGCCTAAAATGCCTTTCTTTGAAGAAACAAAAGATGATATTGATTCATATTTACGTCGTTTTGAGCGTTATGCTACAGCACAGAAGTGGAGCGGCGAAACGTGGGCGGTAAACCTTAGTGCGTTGCTACGGGGAAGAGCGTTGGACGTATACTCTCTTCTGCCACAAGAGAGGGCCCTAGACTATGCAACCCTGAAGGCAGCTCTGTTGAAACGTTTCGAGAAAACCGAGGATGGGTTTAGACAGCATTTTCGCAGATGTCGCCCAGAGAGAGGTGAGACGTTTACCCAGTTTTCTGTTAGATTAGCGAGCTATCTCGACAGATGGATAGAAATTGGGAAAGTGAACAAGACCTTTCAAGGACTATATGACTTAGTACTTCGTGATCAATTTCTATCAGTATGCAACAAAGACTTGATTTTGTTTCTTAAAGAACGCATTCCCAATAATATTCAAGATATGTGTGCTTTGGCTGATCAATATAAGGAGGCAAGATGTGCTAACATTCAAACCTTAGTCAATTCTAGCAGAAAGGACACATCAGTTGATTCTCAGAATTCTAGCCAATCCAGACCTCAGGTTCAGCGAGATCAGAAGGAAACTGCAGGGAACCCCAAAGATCAACCACCCAAAGCAAGGATGGATATTACGTGCTACAAGTGTAAAAAACCAGGCCACTTCTCATATCAGTGTTCAAAGGGACGGAATTCTGTTGGGATGGCAGTCGACGGGAAAGGATCTTCGGATTACAGTAATCCAGGCAAGTGCGCTGCATTTACTACAGTAACTACTACCTCATCCGTATCCGCAGCAAACAATTTTAGTATACTGAACACTTCTTGTAACGCTAGTGCATCTGTAGGTAGCTTGCCTACAAGTGATGGTATACTTAATGAACATTTTGTGAAAGTGTTGAGAGACACGGGGTGTAATGGGGTTGTTGTTCGTCAAGCGTTAGTTCCAGAGGAGCAACTGACAGGGAACAAGCGGCTTTGTATCCTTGCAGATGGATCGCAGATTGAGGCACCTATAGCTCGTGTGAGTATTGATACGCCATATTTTGTGGGTGAAGTTGATGCTTGGTGTTTGAAAAATCCTCTATTTGAGCTTATAATAGGAAACATCCCAAAAGCCAGAGACCCATCTGATCCAGATCGAAACTGGAAGCCGATTCAGGTGAATGCGGTGATGACGCGTCAGCAGGCGAAGCGGGAAGGTAAGAAGGACAAACCTCTTCATGTACCTGACATAATTGGTCCAGAACTTGCGTTTAGTCCAGATGACGTCATCAGAGATCAAGGTGAAGATGAATCGTTGCACAAGATAAGGCAGCTAGCTGAACAACCTGCAGACGAAAGCAGCAAAGTCCGATTCTTCCGGAAAAACGGTATTCTTTATCGATCTTTTCAATCACCTACAgttgaaaataataagaaaatttCTCAACTTATTGTACCAAAACCTTTGAGAAACAAAGTAATGTCTCTTGCACACGATTCATTAATGACTGGACATTTAGGCTCAAGTAGGACAGCTTATAAAGTTATGTCTGAATTCTATTGGCCTGGGGTGCAGGCAGATGTGCGTCGGTATTGCAGATCGTGTGACATTTGTCAGAGAACGACTCCCAAAGGAAGGACAACAAAGGTTCCTCTAGGTGAAATGCCGATTATCGACGTCCCTTTTCAACGTGTAGCAGTGGACTTGATAGGACCGATACAGCCAGCTACGGACCGGGGCAATCGCTACATTTTGACGCTGGTGGACTTTGCTACTCGTTATCCGGAAGCTGTAGCACTTAAAGGTATAGAGACAGAGAAAGTTGCTGAAGCTTTGattgatatattttgtagaATTGGAGTTCCGAAAGAAATGCTTACGGACCAGGGTACGCAATTTACGTCAGAGCTGATGGCAGAGACGAGTCGCCTTCTTTCTTTTAGGCAGCTTACGACTACACCTTACCACCCGATGTGCAATGGTCTTGTTGAACGCTTCAATGGGACGCTGAAACAGATTCTACGGCGTTTATGTGCAGAGCGACCGAAGGATTGGGACAAGTATTTATCAGCAGCTTTATTTGCATACCGTGACGCTACTCAAGAAAGTTTAGGTTTCTCGCCTTTTGAACTGGTGTATGGACGAACAGTGAGAGGACCGATGAGAATTTTGCGTGAACTCTGGACTAAAGAGGTAAATGATCCTGAAGTTCGTACTACTTATCAATACATTGTAGATCTCAAAGAGCGGCTCGAGTCAACATGCACGATGGCCAAGGAGAACCTGGAAAAGGCAACACAACGGTACCGCGTCAACTACAACAAACGTGCGAAGAAGAGAGATATGAAAGTGGGTGAAAAG GAGTTGCAGTCGTAG
- the LOC128186246 gene encoding uncharacterized protein LOC128186246 isoform X2 produces the protein MESPTLQELTEHGRKMELKGTDLQKFIIDQQTHYRELRAAERSKEKEEREYQLKREELDLERMKLAEAKGIAEAESKYKETLLKLEQQLQETKADISSNASAKVPKMPFFEETKDDIDSYLRRFERYATAQKWSGETWAVNLSALLRGRALDVYSLLPQERALDYATLKAALLKRFEKTEDGFRQHFRRCRPERGETFTQFSVRLASYLDRWIEIGKVNKTFQGLYDLVLRDQFLSVCNKDLILFLKERIPNNIQDMCALADQYKEARCANIQTLVNSSRKDTSVDSQNSSQSRPQVQRDQKETAGNPKDQPPKARMDITCYKCKKPGHFSYQCSKGRNSVGMAVDGKGSSDYSNPGKCAAFTTVTTTSSVSAANNFSILNTSCNASASVGSLPTSDGILNEHFVKVLRDTGCNGVVVRQALVPEEQLTGNKRLCILADGSQIEAPIARVSIDTPYFVGEVDAWCLKNPLFELIIGNIPKARDPSDPDRNWKPIQVNAVMTRQQAKREGKKDKPLHVPDIIGPELAFSPDDVIRDQGEDESLHKIRQLAEQPADESSKVRFFRKNGILYRSFQSPTVENNKKISQLIVPKPLRNKVMSLAHDSLMTGHLGSSRTAYKVMSEFYWPGVQADVRRYCRSCDICQRTTPKGRTTKVPLGEMPIIDVPFQRVAVDLIGPIQPATDRGNRYILTLVDFATRYPEAVALKGIETEKVAEALIDIFCRIGVPKEMLTDQGTQFTSELMAETSRLLSFRQLTTTPYHPMCNGLVERFNGTLKQILRRLCAERPKDWDKYLSAALFAYRDATQESLGFSPFELVYGRTVRGPMRILRELWTKEVNDPEVRTTYQYIVDLKERLESTCTMAKENLEKATQRYRVNYNKRAKKRDMKVGEKRQ, from the exons ATGGAGTCGCCAACACTACAGGAGCTAACAGAACACGGGAGAAAGATGGAGTTGAAGGGGACAGACCTTCAGAAATTCATCATAGATCAGCAGACTCATTATCGGGAGTTGAGAGCAGCAGAGAGATCTAAGGAGAAAGAGGAGAGAGAGTATCAGCTGAAGAGAGAAGAACTGGATTTGGAGAGGATGAAGTTAGCGGAAGCTAAAGGTATTGCTGAAGCTGAAAGTAAGTACAAAGAGACGTTACTTAAGCTTGAACAACAGTTACAAGAAACTAAAGCTGATATTTCTAGTAATGCTTCTGCTAAAGTGCCTAAAATGCCTTTCTTTGAAGAAACAAAAGATGATATTGATTCATATTTACGTCGTTTTGAGCGTTATGCTACAGCACAGAAGTGGAGCGGCGAAACGTGGGCGGTAAACCTTAGTGCGTTGCTACGGGGAAGAGCGTTGGACGTATACTCTCTTCTGCCACAAGAGAGGGCCCTAGACTATGCAACCCTGAAGGCAGCTCTGTTGAAACGTTTCGAGAAAACCGAGGATGGGTTTAGACAGCATTTTCGCAGATGTCGCCCAGAGAGAGGTGAGACGTTTACCCAGTTTTCTGTTAGATTAGCGAGCTATCTCGACAGATGGATAGAAATTGGGAAAGTGAACAAGACCTTTCAAGGACTATATGACTTAGTACTTCGTGATCAATTTCTATCAGTATGCAACAAAGACTTGATTTTGTTTCTTAAAGAACGCATTCCCAATAATATTCAAGATATGTGTGCTTTGGCTGATCAATATAAGGAGGCAAGATGTGCTAACATTCAAACCTTAGTCAATTCTAGCAGAAAGGACACATCAGTTGATTCTCAGAATTCTAGCCAATCCAGACCTCAGGTTCAGCGAGATCAGAAGGAAACTGCAGGGAACCCCAAAGATCAACCACCCAAAGCAAGGATGGATATTACGTGCTACAAGTGTAAAAAACCAGGCCACTTCTCATATCAGTGTTCAAAGGGACGGAATTCTGTTGGGATGGCAGTCGACGGGAAAGGATCTTCGGATTACAGTAATCCAGGCAAGTGCGCTGCATTTACTACAGTAACTACTACCTCATCCGTATCCGCAGCAAACAATTTTAGTATACTGAACACTTCTTGTAACGCTAGTGCATCTGTAGGTAGCTTGCCTACAAGTGATGGTATACTTAATGAACATTTTGTGAAAGTGTTGAGAGACACGGGGTGTAATGGGGTTGTTGTTCGTCAAGCGTTAGTTCCAGAGGAGCAACTGACAGGGAACAAGCGGCTTTGTATCCTTGCAGATGGATCGCAGATTGAGGCACCTATAGCTCGTGTGAGTATTGATACGCCATATTTTGTGGGTGAAGTTGATGCTTGGTGTTTGAAAAATCCTCTATTTGAGCTTATAATAGGAAACATCCCAAAAGCCAGAGACCCATCTGATCCAGATCGAAACTGGAAGCCGATTCAGGTGAATGCGGTGATGACGCGTCAGCAGGCGAAGCGGGAAGGTAAGAAGGACAAACCTCTTCATGTACCTGACATAATTGGTCCAGAACTTGCGTTTAGTCCAGATGACGTCATCAGAGATCAAGGTGAAGATGAATCGTTGCACAAGATAAGGCAGCTAGCTGAACAACCTGCAGACGAAAGCAGCAAAGTCCGATTCTTCCGGAAAAACGGTATTCTTTATCGATCTTTTCAATCACCTACAgttgaaaataataagaaaatttCTCAACTTATTGTACCAAAACCTTTGAGAAACAAAGTAATGTCTCTTGCACACGATTCATTAATGACTGGACATTTAGGCTCAAGTAGGACAGCTTATAAAGTTATGTCTGAATTCTATTGGCCTGGGGTGCAGGCAGATGTGCGTCGGTATTGCAGATCGTGTGACATTTGTCAGAGAACGACTCCCAAAGGAAGGACAACAAAGGTTCCTCTAGGTGAAATGCCGATTATCGACGTCCCTTTTCAACGTGTAGCAGTGGACTTGATAGGACCGATACAGCCAGCTACGGACCGGGGCAATCGCTACATTTTGACGCTGGTGGACTTTGCTACTCGTTATCCGGAAGCTGTAGCACTTAAAGGTATAGAGACAGAGAAAGTTGCTGAAGCTTTGattgatatattttgtagaATTGGAGTTCCGAAAGAAATGCTTACGGACCAGGGTACGCAATTTACGTCAGAGCTGATGGCAGAGACGAGTCGCCTTCTTTCTTTTAGGCAGCTTACGACTACACCTTACCACCCGATGTGCAATGGTCTTGTTGAACGCTTCAATGGGACGCTGAAACAGATTCTACGGCGTTTATGTGCAGAGCGACCGAAGGATTGGGACAAGTATTTATCAGCAGCTTTATTTGCATACCGTGACGCTACTCAAGAAAGTTTAGGTTTCTCGCCTTTTGAACTGGTGTATGGACGAACAGTGAGAGGACCGATGAGAATTTTGCGTGAACTCTGGACTAAAGAGGTAAATGATCCTGAAGTTCGTACTACTTATCAATACATTGTAGATCTCAAAGAGCGGCTCGAGTCAACATGCACGATGGCCAAGGAGAACCTGGAAAAGGCAACACAACGGTACCGCGTCAACTACAACAAACGTGCGAAGAAGAGAGATATGAAAGTGGGTGAAAAG AGACAATGA